In Populus nigra chromosome 10, ddPopNigr1.1, whole genome shotgun sequence, the following proteins share a genomic window:
- the LOC133704406 gene encoding uncharacterized protein LOC133704406 isoform X2: MSNYPDLSAAVAGNRKFDVYMGMDVFGRKTFGGGQWNVGSRLSCFCQGQPANRCSLEQHVLPRLSDDSNAPFSARLSFKGSFFWTTYLSTLHTLCGHLK, encoded by the exons ATG AGTAACTATCCAGATCTTTCAGCTGCTGTGGCTGGAAATAGAAAGTTTGATGTCTACATGGGAATGGATGTATTTGGAAGGAAAACTTTTGGTGGTGGACAATGGAACGTTG GGTCAAGGCTATCGTGTTTCTGTCAAGGGCAACCAGCTAACAGATGCTCCTTGGAACAACATGTCTTGCCAAGGCTTTCAG ATGATAGCAACGCTCCTTTCTCAGCAAGGCTCTCTTTCAAGGGGAGCTTCTTTTGGACAACCTACCTCTCCACCTTGCATACTCT GTGTGGCCACCTCAAGTAA
- the LOC133704091 gene encoding uncharacterized protein LOC133704091 isoform X2 — MKITISFFNSLRYYFLIIAILHRVGSLDPVSAVCELSFVVRDKVYSFNLVSPLPNFPHGVLSEDGFYKAAVNETVLWFQLCDGMIFNHDPPRCVECLDCGGASRCGMECSALMARNIEGYDVCTTIGKVTSTSTNIIDNQNPHKGVIVKMTSSGSKHNCSLSVSVICDSNRVHGPHSLEKLGTCDYAAVLQHPSGCATINGHGKGWGWFGTLMII, encoded by the exons atgaaaataaCCATAAGTTTCTTCAATTCTTTGAGATACTACTTTCTAATCATTGCCATTCTACACCGAGTTGGGTCTCTCGACCCAGTCTCTGCAGTCTGCGAGCTTAGTTTCGTTGTTAGAGACAAGGTTTATAGCTTCAACTTGGTTTCTCCGCTCCCGAATTTCCCTCACGGTGTCCTGAGCGAAGATGG GTTTTATAAGGCAGCAGTGAACGAGACTGTGCTCTGGTTTCAG CTCTGTGATGGAATGATTTTTAATCATGACCCCCCTAGATGTGTTGAATGCCTG GACTGCGGGGGGGCATCGCGTTGTGGCATGGAATGCAGTGCTCTCATGGCAAGGAATATTGAAG GCTATGATGTATGCACCACTATTGGAAAAGTCACTAGCACTAGCACTAACATTATTG ATAATCAAAATCCCCACAAGGGTGTGATTGTTAAGATGACAAGCAGTGGATCAAAGCATAATTGTTCACTCTCTGTCTCTGTCATCTGTGATTCAAATAGAGTTCAT GGGCCACACTCATTGGAGAAACTAGGGACCTGTGATTAT GCCGCAGTGCTACAGCACCCTTCTGGTTGTGCCACAATCAATGGTCATGGAAAAGGATGGGGCTGGTTTGGTACCTTGATGATCAT ATGA
- the LOC133704091 gene encoding uncharacterized protein LOC133704091 isoform X1, with translation MKITISFFNSLRYYFLIIAILHRVGSLDPVSAVCELSFVVRDKVYSFNLVSPLPNFPHGVLSEDGFYKAAVNETVLWFQLCDGMIFNHDPPRCVECLDCGGASRCGMECSALMARNIEGYDVCTTIGKVTSTSTNIIDNQNPHKGVIVKMTSSGSKHNCSLSVSVICDSNRVHGPHSLEKLGTCDYAAVLQHPSGCATINGHGKGWGWFGTLMIIVFCLFGGYLLAGAVYRHFYIGVHGLDMIPNLDFWTRLPHRTQSFFASLVRRFRGPTEGYRSSYSPVNF, from the exons atgaaaataaCCATAAGTTTCTTCAATTCTTTGAGATACTACTTTCTAATCATTGCCATTCTACACCGAGTTGGGTCTCTCGACCCAGTCTCTGCAGTCTGCGAGCTTAGTTTCGTTGTTAGAGACAAGGTTTATAGCTTCAACTTGGTTTCTCCGCTCCCGAATTTCCCTCACGGTGTCCTGAGCGAAGATGG GTTTTATAAGGCAGCAGTGAACGAGACTGTGCTCTGGTTTCAG CTCTGTGATGGAATGATTTTTAATCATGACCCCCCTAGATGTGTTGAATGCCTG GACTGCGGGGGGGCATCGCGTTGTGGCATGGAATGCAGTGCTCTCATGGCAAGGAATATTGAAG GCTATGATGTATGCACCACTATTGGAAAAGTCACTAGCACTAGCACTAACATTATTG ATAATCAAAATCCCCACAAGGGTGTGATTGTTAAGATGACAAGCAGTGGATCAAAGCATAATTGTTCACTCTCTGTCTCTGTCATCTGTGATTCAAATAGAGTTCAT GGGCCACACTCATTGGAGAAACTAGGGACCTGTGATTAT GCCGCAGTGCTACAGCACCCTTCTGGTTGTGCCACAATCAATGGTCATGGAAAAGGATGGGGCTGGTTTGGTACCTTGATGATCAT tgTCTTTTGTCTTTTTGGAGGTTATTTATTGGCGGGTGCAGTTTATCGACATTTCTACATTGGAGTTCATGGGTTAGAT ATGATTCCAAACTTGGATTTCTGGACCAGGCTACCTCACAGAACACAG
- the LOC133705894 gene encoding DEAD-box ATP-dependent RNA helicase 18 → MDTTESPNPNRALTNTRFSDLKPSISEPVLEALTNSGFDYCTPVQAATIPLLCSYKDVAVDAATGSGKTLAFVVPLVEILRRSSSPKPHQVMGIIISPTRELSSQIYNVAQPFIATLSNFKSMLLVGGMDVKADVKMIEEEGANLLIGTPGRLYDIMDRVDVLDFRNLEVLILDEADRLLDMGFQKQLNSIISRLPKLRRTGLFSATQTEAVEELSKAGLRNPVKVEVRAETKSLNNSVSGQQLAPSKTPSGLLLEYLECEADKKPSQLVDLLLKNKSKKFIIYFMTCACVDYWGVVLPRLTVLNGFSLISLHGKMKQTAREKALTSFTSLTSGILLCTDVAARGLDIPGVDCIVQYDPPQDPNVFVHRVGRTARLGRQGSSIVFLLPKEEAYVEFLRIRRVPLLERKCADDAPDVVPQIRSAAKKDRDVMEKGLRAFVSYIRAYKEHHCSYIFRWKELEVGKLGMGYGLLQLPSMPEVKHHSLSTKDFTPVDDLNLEEIKYKDKSRQKQRRKNLQAKKEARQQESKPQKVSKTPSAAATVMRKKTAKQRRAAQTVEDEEELAREYRLLKKLKKGTIDESEFEKLTGTDELL, encoded by the exons ATGGACACCACCGAATCACCGAACCCAAACAGAGCATTAACAAACACCCGCTTCTCCGATTTAAAGCCTTCAATATCCGAGCCAGTTCTCGAAGCCTTAACCAATTCTGGGTTCGACTACTGCACACCGGTTCAAGCCGCTACTATCCCTTTACTATGCAGCTACAAAGACGTAGCAGTTGACGCCGCCACTGGATCcggaaaaactctagcttttgTTGTACCTCTCGTCGAAATTCTTCGCCGATCCTCTTCTCCCAAACCTCACCAG GTGATGGGAATAATTATTTCTCCTACAAGGGAGTTATCGTCGCAAATATATAATGTTGCACAACCCTTTATTGCAACCTTATCAAATTTTAAGTCCATGCTACTTGTTGGAGGCATGGATGTAAAAGCTGACGTGAAGATGATAGAGGAGGAAGGGGCTAATTTGTTGATAGGAACACCTGGGAGGCTGTATGATATAATGGATCGTGTGGATGTCTTGGACTTTAGAAACCTCGAG GTTTTGATTTTAGATGAGGCTGATAGGCTATTGGATATGGGATTCCAGAAGCAGCTAAACTCCATTATATCTCGCTTACCCAAGCTTCGTAGAACTGGCCTTTTCTCAGCTACTCAAACTGAGGCTGTTGAAGAGCTATCCAAAGCTGGACTGAGGAATCCTGTGAAGGTTGAAGTTCGAGCtgaaacaaaatcattaaataacTCAGTGTCTGGTCAACAATTAGCACCTTCCAAAACACCATCAGGCCTTCTACTTGAG TATCTGGAATGTGAAGCAGATAAGAAACCGTCTCAGCTTGTTGATCTCCTTCTTaagaacaaatctaaaaaatttatcat ATACTTCATGACGTGTGCTTGTGTCGATTACTGGGGGGTTGTTCTTCCACGTCTCACTGTATTGAACGGCTTCTCTCTGATATCTCTTCATGGGAAGATGAAGCAG ACAGCAAGAGAGAAAGCATTGACTTCATTTACATCTCTCACAAGTGGCATTCTTCTGTGCACCGATGTTGCTGCACGTGGACTTGACATTCCCGGTGTGGACTGTATAGTGCAG TACGACCCCCCTCAAGACCCAAATGTCTTTGTTCATAGAGTTGGTCGAACTGCTCGGTTGGGTAGACAAGGAAGTTCCATTGTTTTTCTGTTGCCAAAG GAGGAAGCTTATGTGGAATTCCTGCGCATAAGAAGGGTTCCTCTTCTGGAAAGGAAATGTGCAGATGACGCACCAGATGTTGTTCCTCAG ATACGATCTGCTGCTAAAAAGGACCGTGATGTCATGGAGAAAGGACTGAGAGCATTTGTTTCGTACATTCGTGCATATAAAGAACACCACTGCTCTTACATTTTCAG gTGGAAAGAACTTGAAGTTGGGAAGTTGGGCATGGGATATGGCTTATTACAGCTCCCATCAATGCCAGAGGTAAAGCACCACTCACTTTCAACCAAGGATTTCACTCCAGTTGACGACCTCAATTTAGAGGAGATCAAGTACAA GGATAAATCTCGTCAGAAACAAAGACGGAAAAATTTGCAAGCCAAGAAAGAAGCACGGCAGCAAGAATCAAAACCCCAAAAGGTAAGCAAGACCCCTAGTGCTGCAGCTACTGTCATGAGAAAGAAAACTGCTAAACAGAGACGAGCTGCCCAGACAGTTGAGGATGAAGAAGAGTTGGCTCGGGAATATCGTTTATTGAAAAAACTGAAGAAGGGGACAATTGATGAAAGTGAATTTGAAAAGTTGACAGGAACCGATGAACTACTTTGA
- the LOC133704406 gene encoding uncharacterized protein LOC133704406 isoform X1, producing MEGTRLSCSLPYRVNFVVPFLHVCKFNHFLSRVTIQIFQLLWLEIESLMSTWEWMYLEGKLLVVDNGTLGQGYRVSVKGNQLTDAPWNNMSCQGFQMIATLLSQQGSLSRGASFGQPTSPPCILCVATSSNAHEIKGGTRSCNE from the exons ATGGAAGGTACCAGATTATCTTGTTCTCTTCCATATAGAGTTAATTTTGTTGTTCCATTTCTTCATGTGTGcaaatttaatcattttctgAGCAGAGTAACTATCCAGATCTTTCAGCTGCTGTGGCTGGAAATAGAAAGTTTGATGTCTACATGGGAATGGATGTATTTGGAAGGAAAACTTTTGGTGGTGGACAATGGAACGTTG GGTCAAGGCTATCGTGTTTCTGTCAAGGGCAACCAGCTAACAGATGCTCCTTGGAACAACATGTCTTGCCAAGGCTTTCAG ATGATAGCAACGCTCCTTTCTCAGCAAGGCTCTCTTTCAAGGGGAGCTTCTTTTGGACAACCTACCTCTCCACCTTGCATACTCT GTGTGGCCACCTCAAGTAATGCACATGAAATCAAAGGGGGGACTCGCAGCTGTAATGAATGA